Proteins from one Sphaeramia orbicularis chromosome 17, fSphaOr1.1, whole genome shotgun sequence genomic window:
- the LOC115437018 gene encoding E3 ubiquitin-protein ligase TRIM21-like, giving the protein MAAAGRVRSEDQFLCSICLDVFTDPVSTPCGHNFCKSCISDHWRVNVPYQCPMCKEVFNIKPQLKINTIISEMVAQFRHEAQHEPNIYSSDQQAAKPGEVPCDVCTEPKLKALKSCLVCLTSYCLTHVESHRTVPGLKRHQLIHPVENLNDRICRKHKKPLRLFCKTDHTCICKHCAYSNHRSHDVTPLKDEHKQKPDLKKMIQERRLKIQIIQQSVELSKNAVDRKTAEGVEVLRALMERSLKQLLGEIQEKRRSTEKQAEDFIKELEEEICELEKRRTEVKQLSGSEDHLHFVQRFTCIKAAQSMKTWTNASICPPSYEGTVERAVSELKDERTENKKKKKNKNKKNKNKKVVEAELKRIQQYEVDVTLDPDTAHPELILSDDGKQVHHGDETKNLPDNPQRFSDCPCILAKQSFSSGRFYFEVQVKGKTDWTLGVVRESIDRKGEITVRPPNGFWTIWLRNGNEFRARADPPVRLSVQSGLQKVGVFVDYEEGLVSFYDIDSSVLIYSFTGCCFSDKLLPFFDPWSNVEGTNSAPLIITPVDTE; this is encoded by the coding sequence ATGGCTGCTGCTGGTCGTGTCCGATCTGAAGATCAGTTcctgtgttccatctgtctggatgtcttcactgatccagtcagcacaccatgtggacacaacttctgcaaatccTGCATCTCTGATCACTGGAGGGTGAATGTCCCATATCAGTGTCCCATGTGTAAAGAGGTTTTCAACATAAAACCTCAGCTGAAGATCAACACAATCATCTCAGAGATGGTGGCTCAGTTCAGACATGAAGCTCAACATGAACCAAACATCTACAGCTCAGACCAACAAGCTGCCAAACCAGGAGAAGTTCCCTGTGACGTCTGCACTGAACccaaactgaaggccctgaagtcctgcctggtgtgtctgACCTCCTACTGTCTGACTCATGTGGAATCTCATCGGACAGTTCCAGGACTGAAAAGACATCAGCTGATCCACCCTGTGGAGAACCTGAATGACAGGATTTGTAGGAAACACAAGAAACCTCTGAGGCTGTTCTGTAAAACCGACCACACATGTATCTGTAAACACTGCGCCTACTCAAACCACAGAAGTCATGACGTTACTCCTCTGAAAGACGAACATAAGCAGAAGCCAGATCTGAAGAAGATGATCCAGGAGAGACGACTGAAGATCCAGATTATCCAACAGTCAGTGGAGCTCAGTAAGAACGCTGTAGACAGAAAGACAGCAGAAGGTGTTGAGGTGTTGAGGGCTCTGATGGAAAGAAGTCTGAAGCAGCTCTTAGGGGAGATCCAAGAAAAGCGGAGATCCACTgagaaacaggctgaagacttcatcaaagagctggaaGAGGAAATCTGTGAGCTGGAGAAGAGAAGGACTGAGGTGAAGCAGCTCTCAGGCtctgaagaccacctccactttgtCCAGAGGTTCACATGTATAAAAGCTGCTCAatccatgaagacctggacaaaTGCCAGCATCTGTCCACCATCATATGAGGGGACTGTGGAGAGAGCTGTGTCTGAGCTGAAGGACGAACGcacagaaaacaagaaaaagaagaagaacaagaacaagaagaacaagaacaagaaagtgGTTGAAGCTGAGCTGAAGAGAATCCAACAGTATGAGGTGGATGtgactctggatccagatacaGCACATCCTGAactcatcctgtctgatgatggaAAACAGGTTCATCACGGTGATGAAACGAAGAACCTTCCAGACAATCCACAGAGGTTCTCTGATTGTCCTTGCATCTTAGCGaagcagagtttctcttcaggcaggtttTACTTTGAGGTTCAGGTCAAAGGAAAGACTGACTGGACTTTAGGAGTGGTCAGAGAGTCCATCGACAGGAAAGGAGAGATCACAGTGAGACCTCCAAACGGATTCTGGACCATCTGGTTGAGAAATGGGAATGAGTTCAGAGCTCGTGCTGATCctcctgtccgtctgtctgtgcagTCTGGTCTtcagaaggtgggggtgtttgtggattatgaggagggtctggtctccttttatgacatagattcttcagttctcatctactccttcactggctGCTGCTTCAGTGATAAACTCCTCCCATTTTTCGATCCATGGTCTAATGTTGAAGGTAcaaactctgctcctctgatcatcactcctgtcGACACTGAGTAA